A window from Theropithecus gelada isolate Dixy chromosome 1, Tgel_1.0, whole genome shotgun sequence encodes these proteins:
- the GBP3 gene encoding guanylate-binding protein 3 isoform X1, whose amino-acid sequence MAPEIHMTGPMCLIENTNGELVANPEALKILSAITQPVVVVAIVGLYRTGKSYLMNKLAGKNMGFSLGSTVESHTKGIWMWCVPHPKKPEHTLVLLDTEGLGDVKKGDNQNDSWIFALAILLSSTFVYNSMGTINQQAMDQLHYVTELTHRIRSKSSPDENENEDSADFVSFFPDFVWTLRDFSLDLEADGQPLTADEYLEYSLKLTQGTSEKDKNFNLPRLCILKFFPKKKCFVFDRPVHCKKLAQLEKLHDEELDPEFVQQVADFCSYIFSNSKTKTLSGGIKVNGPRLESLVLTYIDAISSGDLPCMENTILALAQIENSVAVQKAIAHYDQQMGQKVQLPTETLQELLDLHRDSEREATEVFMKNSFKDVDHLFQKKLAVQLVKKRDDFCKQNQEASSDRCSALLQDIFSPLEEEVKMGIYSKPGGYCLFIQKLQDLKKKYHEEPRKGIQAEEILQTYLKSKESVTDAILQTDKILTKKEKEIEVEHAKAESAQASAKMVEEMQIKYQQMMEEKEKSYQEHVKQLTEKIERERAQLLEEQERTLTSKLQEQARLLKERCQGESTQLQNEIQKLQKTLGKKNKRYMSRKLKI is encoded by the exons ATGGCTCCAGAGATCCACATGACAGGCCCAATGTGCCTCATTGAGAACACTAATGGGGAACTGGTGGCGAATCCAGAAGCTCTGAAGATCCTGTCTGCCATTACAcagcctgtggtggtggtggcaattGTGGGCCTCTACCGCACAGGCAAATCCTACCTGATGAACAAGCTGGCTGGGAAGAATATGG GCTTCTCTCTGGGCTCCACAGTGGAATCTCACACCAAAGGAATCTGGATGTGGTGTGTGCCTCACCCCAAGAAGCCAGAACACACCCTAGTCCTGCTTGACACTGAGGGCCTGGGAGATGTAAAGAAG GGTGACAACCAAAATGACTCCTGGATCTTCGCCCTGGCCATCCTCCTGAGCAGCACCTTCGTGTACAATAGCATGGGAACCATCAACCAGCAGGCCATGGACCAACTGCA CTATGTGACAGAGCTGACACATCGAATCCGATCAAAATCCTCACCTGATGAGAATGAGAATGAGGATTCAGCTGACTTTGTGAGCTTCTTCCCAGACTTTGTGTGGACACTGAGAGATTTCTCCCTGGACTTAGAAGCAGATGGACAACCCCTCACAGCAGATGAGTACCTGGAGTATTCCCTGAAGCTAACACAAG GTACcagtgaaaaagataaaaattttaatctgCCCCGACTCTGTATCCTGAAGTTCTTCCCAAAGAAGAAATGCTTTGTCTTTGATCGCCCCGTTCACTGCAAGAAGCTTGCCCAGCTCGAGAAACTACATGATGAAGAGCTGGACCCCGAATTTGTGCAACAAGTAGCAGACTTTTGTTCCTACATCTTTAGCAATTCCAAAACTAAAACTCTTTCAGGAGGCATCAAGGTCAACGGGCCTC GTCTAGAAAGCCTGGTGCTGACCTATATTGATGCTATCAGCAGTGGGGACCTGCCCTGCATGGAGAACACAATCCTGGCCTTGGCTCAGATAGAGAACTCAGTTGCAGTGCAAAAAGCCATTGCTCACTATGACCAGCAGATGGGCCAGAAGGTGCAGCTGCCCACGGAAACCCTCCAGGAGCTGCTAGACCTGCACAGGGACAGTGAGAGGGAGGCCACTGAAGTATTTATGAAGAACTCTTTCAAGGATGTGGACCatctgtttcaaaagaaattagCG GTCCAGCTAGTAAAAAAGCGGGATGACTTTTGTAAACAGAATCAGGAAGCATCATCAGATCGTTGCTCAGCTTTACTTCAGGACATTTTCAGCCCTCTAGAAGAGGAAGTGAAGATGGGAATTTATTCGAAACCAGGCGGCTATTGTCTCTTTATTCAGAAGCTACAAGACCTGAAGAAAAAGTACCATGAGGAACCAAGGAAGGGGATACAG GCTGAAGAGATTCTGCAGACATACTTGAAATCCAAGGAGTCTGTGACTGATGCAATTCTACAGACAGACAAGATtctcacaaaaaaggaaaaggagattgAAG TGGAACATGCAAAAGCTGAATCTGCACAGGCTTCAGCAAAAATGGTggaggaaatgcaaataaagtatCAGCAGAtgatggaagagaaagagaagagttaTCAGGAACATGTGAAACAATTGACTGAGAAGATAGAGAGGGAGAGGGCCCAGTTGCTGGAAGAGCAAGAGAGGACCCTCACTAGTAAACTTCAG GAACAGGCCCGACTACTGAAGGAGAGATGCCAAGGTGAAAGTACCCAACTTCAAAATGAGATACAAAAGCTACAGAAGaccctgggaaaaaaaaacaagagatatATGTCCCGTAAGCTAAAGATCTAA
- the GBP3 gene encoding guanylate-binding protein 3 isoform X2: MWCVPHPKKPEHTLVLLDTEGLGDVKKGDNQNDSWIFALAILLSSTFVYNSMGTINQQAMDQLHYVTELTHRIRSKSSPDENENEDSADFVSFFPDFVWTLRDFSLDLEADGQPLTADEYLEYSLKLTQGTSEKDKNFNLPRLCILKFFPKKKCFVFDRPVHCKKLAQLEKLHDEELDPEFVQQVADFCSYIFSNSKTKTLSGGIKVNGPRLESLVLTYIDAISSGDLPCMENTILALAQIENSVAVQKAIAHYDQQMGQKVQLPTETLQELLDLHRDSEREATEVFMKNSFKDVDHLFQKKLAVQLVKKRDDFCKQNQEASSDRCSALLQDIFSPLEEEVKMGIYSKPGGYCLFIQKLQDLKKKYHEEPRKGIQAEEILQTYLKSKESVTDAILQTDKILTKKEKEIEVEHAKAESAQASAKMVEEMQIKYQQMMEEKEKSYQEHVKQLTEKIERERAQLLEEQERTLTSKLQEQARLLKERCQGESTQLQNEIQKLQKTLGKKNKRYMSRKLKI, translated from the exons ATGTGGTGTGTGCCTCACCCCAAGAAGCCAGAACACACCCTAGTCCTGCTTGACACTGAGGGCCTGGGAGATGTAAAGAAG GGTGACAACCAAAATGACTCCTGGATCTTCGCCCTGGCCATCCTCCTGAGCAGCACCTTCGTGTACAATAGCATGGGAACCATCAACCAGCAGGCCATGGACCAACTGCA CTATGTGACAGAGCTGACACATCGAATCCGATCAAAATCCTCACCTGATGAGAATGAGAATGAGGATTCAGCTGACTTTGTGAGCTTCTTCCCAGACTTTGTGTGGACACTGAGAGATTTCTCCCTGGACTTAGAAGCAGATGGACAACCCCTCACAGCAGATGAGTACCTGGAGTATTCCCTGAAGCTAACACAAG GTACcagtgaaaaagataaaaattttaatctgCCCCGACTCTGTATCCTGAAGTTCTTCCCAAAGAAGAAATGCTTTGTCTTTGATCGCCCCGTTCACTGCAAGAAGCTTGCCCAGCTCGAGAAACTACATGATGAAGAGCTGGACCCCGAATTTGTGCAACAAGTAGCAGACTTTTGTTCCTACATCTTTAGCAATTCCAAAACTAAAACTCTTTCAGGAGGCATCAAGGTCAACGGGCCTC GTCTAGAAAGCCTGGTGCTGACCTATATTGATGCTATCAGCAGTGGGGACCTGCCCTGCATGGAGAACACAATCCTGGCCTTGGCTCAGATAGAGAACTCAGTTGCAGTGCAAAAAGCCATTGCTCACTATGACCAGCAGATGGGCCAGAAGGTGCAGCTGCCCACGGAAACCCTCCAGGAGCTGCTAGACCTGCACAGGGACAGTGAGAGGGAGGCCACTGAAGTATTTATGAAGAACTCTTTCAAGGATGTGGACCatctgtttcaaaagaaattagCG GTCCAGCTAGTAAAAAAGCGGGATGACTTTTGTAAACAGAATCAGGAAGCATCATCAGATCGTTGCTCAGCTTTACTTCAGGACATTTTCAGCCCTCTAGAAGAGGAAGTGAAGATGGGAATTTATTCGAAACCAGGCGGCTATTGTCTCTTTATTCAGAAGCTACAAGACCTGAAGAAAAAGTACCATGAGGAACCAAGGAAGGGGATACAG GCTGAAGAGATTCTGCAGACATACTTGAAATCCAAGGAGTCTGTGACTGATGCAATTCTACAGACAGACAAGATtctcacaaaaaaggaaaaggagattgAAG TGGAACATGCAAAAGCTGAATCTGCACAGGCTTCAGCAAAAATGGTggaggaaatgcaaataaagtatCAGCAGAtgatggaagagaaagagaagagttaTCAGGAACATGTGAAACAATTGACTGAGAAGATAGAGAGGGAGAGGGCCCAGTTGCTGGAAGAGCAAGAGAGGACCCTCACTAGTAAACTTCAG GAACAGGCCCGACTACTGAAGGAGAGATGCCAAGGTGAAAGTACCCAACTTCAAAATGAGATACAAAAGCTACAGAAGaccctgggaaaaaaaaacaagagatatATGTCCCGTAAGCTAAAGATCTAA